In Nomascus leucogenys isolate Asia chromosome 6, Asia_NLE_v1, whole genome shotgun sequence, one DNA window encodes the following:
- the THAP10 gene encoding THAP domain-containing protein 10 isoform X2, giving the protein MPARCVAAHCGNTTKSGKSLFRFPKDRAVRLLWDRFVRGCRADWYGGNDRSVICSDHFAPACFDVSSVIQKNLRFSQRLRLVAGAVPTLHRVPALASKGGEEGDQAGRPDTRGELQAARHSEAAPGPVSCTRPRAGKQAAASQITCENEVVQTQPHADNPSNIVTSVPTHCEEGPVHKSTQISLKRPRHRSVGIQAKVKAFGKRLCNATTQTDELWSRTSSLFDIYSSDSETDTDWDMKSEQSDLSYIAVQVKEETC; this is encoded by the exons ATGCCGGCCCGTTGTGTGGCCGCCCACTGCGGCAACACCACCAAGTCTGGGAAGTCGCTGTTCCGCTTCCCCAAGGACCGGGCCGTGCGGCTGCTCTGGGACCGCTTCGTGCGGGGCTGCCGCGCCGACTGGTACGGAGGCAATGACCGCTCGGTCATCTGCTCTGACCACTTTGCCCCAGCCTGTTTTGACGTCTCTTCGGTTATCCAGAAGAACCTGCGCTTCTCCCAGCGCCTGAGGCTGGTGGCAGGCGCCGTGCCCACCCTGCACCGGGTGCCCGCCCTGGCATCTaaggggggagaggagggagaccAAGCAGGCCGCCCGGACACGAGAGGAGAGCTCCAGGCAGCCAGGCATTCTGAGGCTGCCCCAGGTCCAGTCTCCTGTACACGCCCCCGAGCTGGGAAGCAGGCTGCGGCTTCACAG attacATGTGAAAATGAAGTTGTGCAAACCCAACCCCATGCTGATAATCCATCTAATATTGTCACTTCAGTACCTACTCACTGTGAAGAAGGCCCAGTGCATAAAAGTACACAAATTTCTTTGAAAAGGCCCCGTCACCGTAGTGTGG GTATTCAAGCCAAAGTGAAAGCGTTTGGAAAAAGACTGTGTAATGCAACTACTCAGACAGATGAATTGTGGTCTAGAACTTCCTCTCTCTTTGACATTTACTCCAGTGATTCAGAAACAGATACAGACTGGGATATGAAGAGTGAACAGAGTGATTTGTCTTATATAGCTGTACAGGTGAAAGAAGAAACATGTTAA
- the THAP10 gene encoding THAP domain-containing protein 10 isoform X1 yields the protein MPARCVAAHCGNTTKSGKSLFRFPKDRAVRLLWDRFVRGCRADWYGGNDRSVICSDHFAPACFDVSSVIQKNLRFSQRLRLVAGAVPTLHRVPALASKGGEEGDQAGRPDTRGELQAARHSEAAPGPVSCTRPRAGKQAAASQYSVGTEEITCENEVVQTQPHADNPSNIVTSVPTHCEEGPVHKSTQISLKRPRHRSVGIQAKVKAFGKRLCNATTQTDELWSRTSSLFDIYSSDSETDTDWDMKSEQSDLSYIAVQVKEETC from the exons ATGCCGGCCCGTTGTGTGGCCGCCCACTGCGGCAACACCACCAAGTCTGGGAAGTCGCTGTTCCGCTTCCCCAAGGACCGGGCCGTGCGGCTGCTCTGGGACCGCTTCGTGCGGGGCTGCCGCGCCGACTGGTACGGAGGCAATGACCGCTCGGTCATCTGCTCTGACCACTTTGCCCCAGCCTGTTTTGACGTCTCTTCGGTTATCCAGAAGAACCTGCGCTTCTCCCAGCGCCTGAGGCTGGTGGCAGGCGCCGTGCCCACCCTGCACCGGGTGCCCGCCCTGGCATCTaaggggggagaggagggagaccAAGCAGGCCGCCCGGACACGAGAGGAGAGCTCCAGGCAGCCAGGCATTCTGAGGCTGCCCCAGGTCCAGTCTCCTGTACACGCCCCCGAGCTGGGAAGCAGGCTGCGGCTTCACAG TACAGTGTGGGAACAGAAGAG attacATGTGAAAATGAAGTTGTGCAAACCCAACCCCATGCTGATAATCCATCTAATATTGTCACTTCAGTACCTACTCACTGTGAAGAAGGCCCAGTGCATAAAAGTACACAAATTTCTTTGAAAAGGCCCCGTCACCGTAGTGTGG GTATTCAAGCCAAAGTGAAAGCGTTTGGAAAAAGACTGTGTAATGCAACTACTCAGACAGATGAATTGTGGTCTAGAACTTCCTCTCTCTTTGACATTTACTCCAGTGATTCAGAAACAGATACAGACTGGGATATGAAGAGTGAACAGAGTGATTTGTCTTATATAGCTGTACAGGTGAAAGAAGAAACATGTTAA